A genomic region of Nostoc sp. UHCC 0702 contains the following coding sequences:
- a CDS encoding microviridin/marinostatin family tricyclic proteinase inhibitor gives MSTSKALDIQAMPFFARFLAEQEPPQTPQTPQVPTPPPIWTFKYPSDWEDGY, from the coding sequence ATGTCTACAAGCAAAGCATTGGATATCCAAGCGATGCCATTCTTCGCTCGCTTTTTGGCAGAACAAGAACCACCACAAACGCCACAGACGCCACAAGTACCCACTCCCCCCCCCATCTGGACTTTCAAGTATCCTTCAGATTGGGAAGATGGATATTAG
- a CDS encoding microviridin/marinostatin family tricyclic proteinase inhibitor: MSTNTVKASDIQAVPFFARFLSEQSAQPDNTPYPQTLKYPSDWEDGGY; encoded by the coding sequence ATGTCTACAAATACAGTAAAAGCATCCGATATCCAAGCGGTGCCATTTTTTGCCCGCTTCTTGTCAGAACAATCTGCACAGCCAGATAATACCCCATACCCTCAAACTCTCAAATATCCTTCTGATTGGGAAGATGGTGGATATTAG
- a CDS encoding microviridin/marinostatin family tricyclic proteinase inhibitor — protein MSTNTVKASDIKAVPFFARFLEEQSAQPDNQPWAETRKYPSDWEEY, from the coding sequence ATGTCTACAAATACAGTAAAAGCATCCGACATTAAAGCGGTGCCATTTTTTGCCCGCTTCTTAGAAGAACAATCTGCACAGCCAGATAATCAGCCTTGGGCAGAGACTAGAAAGTATCCTTCAGATTGGGAAGAGTACTAA
- a CDS encoding microviridin/marinostatin family tricyclic proteinase inhibitor: protein MSNNTVKASDIKAVPFFARFLSEQSAQPDTQPWAETRKYPSDWEEY from the coding sequence ATGTCTAACAACACAGTAAAAGCATCCGATATTAAAGCAGTGCCATTTTTTGCCCGCTTCTTGTCAGAACAATCTGCACAGCCAGATACTCAGCCTTGGGCAGAGACTAGAAAGTATCCTTCCGATTGGGAAGAATATTAA
- a CDS encoding GNAT family N-acetyltransferase, with product MEPVVTQRLIIRRLAETDLHDFLLCRTHPEILPYMLGEPPTEEVAKRFIAHQSALEIGDKRVSITFAIQHIADAKMIGEVNIDLLPKEQNQGEIGWILHPDYQGRGYATEAAQVLLTYCFAQRQVHRITSMCDARNTASVRLMERLGMRREAHLKQSIFIQGAWQDEYVYALLRDEWLLHRLEQKAHT from the coding sequence ATGGAACCTGTGGTAACACAACGGTTGATTATACGCCGTTTGGCAGAGACAGATTTACATGATTTTCTGCTATGTCGAACTCACCCTGAGATTTTGCCTTATATGCTTGGAGAACCTCCTACTGAGGAGGTAGCAAAGCGCTTTATCGCTCATCAATCAGCATTAGAGATTGGCGATAAACGCGTCTCTATCACATTTGCTATTCAGCATATAGCCGATGCCAAAATGATTGGCGAGGTTAACATTGACCTCTTACCCAAGGAACAAAATCAAGGTGAAATTGGGTGGATACTTCATCCAGACTATCAGGGGCGTGGTTATGCAACAGAAGCTGCACAAGTATTACTTACCTATTGCTTTGCACAGCGCCAGGTACACCGAATCACTTCAATGTGCGACGCACGTAACACAGCATCTGTTCGGCTAATGGAACGTCTTGGTATGCGGCGTGAAGCCCATTTGAAGCAAAGCATTTTCATCCAAGGTGCGTGGCAAGATGAGTATGTCTACGCTTTGCTACGCGACGAATGGCTTTTACACCGATTAGAGCAGAAAGCCCACACCTAA